In one Epinephelus lanceolatus isolate andai-2023 chromosome 19, ASM4190304v1, whole genome shotgun sequence genomic region, the following are encoded:
- the hook3 gene encoding protein Hook homolog 3 isoform X5, protein MTTTGSLDRMELCESLLTWIQTFGVEAPCKTVEDLTSGIAMAQALQKIDIVYFNDAWISRIKPEVGDNWRLKISNLKKILKGILDYNQEILGQHINDFTLPDVNLIGEHSDAAELGRMLQLILGCAVNCEQKQEYIQTIMMMEESVQHVVMTAIQELMSKETPVTGGNDSYVDLDRQLKKTVEELNDALATKEEIAQRCRELDMQALHVQEERDRLRLEFNELEERVAALQEEKSSLLAENQVLMERLNQSDSIEDINSPAGRRHLQLQTQLEQLQEETFRLEASKDDYRIRCEELEKELLDVKSQNEELASLADEAQSLKDEMDVLRHSSDKVSKLEGTVEHYKKKLEDMGLLRRQNKLMEEKNTVLMQTNVGLEEELRKANAAKGQLETYKRQVVELQNRLSEESKKADRMEFEYKRVKEKVDSLQKEKDRMRTERDSLKETIEELHCVQAQEGQLTSSLFPMVSNDGTDSLAAEITTPEIREHLIRLQHENKMLKLAQEGSDNEKIALLQSLLEDANRRKNELETENRLINQRLMEEQSQVEELQKNLQEQDSKADDFLVGDNWYLGWFGSPPKKVYV, encoded by the exons ATGACTACAACGGGGTCCTTGGATCGAATGGAGTTGTGTGAAAGCCTCCTGACATGG ATCCAAACCTTTGGGGTGGAGGCTCCGTGCAAGACAGTAGAAGATTTGACGAGTGGTATAGCCATGGCCCAGGCTCTACAGAAAAT AGACATAGTGTATTTTAATGACGCTTGGATTAGTAGAATCAAGCCAGAGGTTGGGGACAACTGGAGGTTAAAG ATCAGCAATCTAAAGAAAATTCTGAAAGGCATCCTAGACTATAACCAGGAG ATCCTGGGCCAGCACATTAACGACTTCACACTACCAGATGTTAACCTTATCGGAGAACACTCTGACGCAGCAGAACTTGGGAGGATGCTGCAACTTATACTGGGCTGTGCTGTCAACTGTGAACAGAAACAAG AGTACATCCAGACCATCATGATGATGGAGGAGTCAGTGCAGCATGTTGTCATGACAGCCATCCAAGAG CTGATGAGTAAAGAGACTCCAGTGACGGGAGGAAACGACTCATATGTGGATCTAGACAGACAG CTGAAGAAGACAGTAGAGGAGCTGAACGATGCTTTGGCTACTAAGGAAGAGATCGCCCAAAGGTGTCGTGAGCTTGACATGCAG GCCCTCCATGTCCAAGAGGAGCGTGATAGACTGAGGTTAGAGTTTAATGAGCTAGAGGAGAGG GTGGCTGCGCTGCAGGAGGAGAAGAGCAGTTTGCTAGCAGAAAACCAGGTCCTGATGGAGAGACTTAACCAGTCTGACTCCATAGAGGACATAAACAGCCCAGCAGGACGCAGACACCTCCAGCTGCAGACACAACTGGAGCAACTACAGGAAGAGACCTTCAG GTTGGAGGCTTCAAAAGATGACTACCGGATCCGTTGTGAAGAGCTTGAAAAGGAGCTCTTGGATGTGAAGTCGCAGAATGAAGAGCTCGCGTCACTAGCTGACGAAGCCCAGTCTCTCAAGGATGAGATGGATGTCCTCAG GCATTCATCAGACAAAGTGTCAAAGCTGGAGGGAACAGTGGAACACTACAAGAAGAAACTGGAGGATATGGGGCTTCTCAGGAGACAg AATAAGCTAATGGAGGAGAAGAACACAGTGTTAATGCAGACCAACGTAGGTTTGGAAGAAGAGCTACGAAAAGCGAATGCTGCCAAGGGCCAGCTGGAGACGTACAAGAGACAG GTGGTTGAACTTCAGAACAGACTGTCAGAAGAGTCTAAAAAGGCCGACAGGATGGAGTTTGAGTATAAACGCGTCAAAGAGAAAGTGGACTCtcttcaaaaagaaaaagat cGTATGCGAACAGAGAGAGACTCCCTGAAGGAGACTATTGAGGAGCTGCATTGTGTCCAAGCCCAGGAGGGGCAGCTTACATcaa GCTTGTTCCCGATGGTCAGCAACGATGGCACTGATTCACTGGCTGCTGAGATCACCACCCCAGAGATTCG AGAACATTTGATTCGTCTCCAGCATGAAAACAAGATGCTGAAGCTGGCTCAGGAGGGATCAGACAATGAGAAGATTGCACTGTTGCAGAGTCTACTGGAGGATGCCAACAGAAGGAAAAATGAGCTGGAGACGGAGAACAG ATTAATCAATCAGCGCCTGATGGAGGAGCAGAGTCAGGTCGAGGAGCTACAGAAGAATCTCCAAGAACAGGATTCCAAAGCAGACGAT TTCCTTGTAGGAGACAACTGGTATTTAGGATGGTTTGGATCACCTCCCAAGAAGGTTTATGTGTGA